One genomic segment of Sander lucioperca isolate FBNREF2018 chromosome 10, SLUC_FBN_1.2, whole genome shotgun sequence includes these proteins:
- the LOC116058373 gene encoding uncharacterized protein LOC116058373 isoform X2: MDTGDLVMECEAEELEPWQQVDDRVEEDEMDGVTDSETPPPRTPSPITAPTGTAGTPRISTTMAKPHGKCSVVGCKDEHRTLHRVPAAEDRKAPWLEFIFEGDVPAKVGKKLLVCANHFQTDCFSNLGQYNAGLAGKLILKEGALPTLRGIPADEEHASASLQLPATKDIGCQTEPPKRRNVGTQLSSRTLRPHYKSEAVQTAVSCKDFGTSTDPFIAPLPHRRSTAIQRPSKRPRLEEEEEEEEEEEEEEEPLQGSSMITSPWPDTTYDPADSASALTESTVKSDAAFPSTQAIRKYIVYETCLMELFEVCALCKRACAVKTQRLGTFVSVEQLCKHCEYSRSWKSQPLVDNTPAGNVQLSAAVYISGASFFELQKVFKAMRLQLFPYDTFRQHARVFVEPAIVHTWRTWQELMLQQLSQQNKVTLGGDMRAHAPGHCPTYGSYTMMDLSTNTVVDLQLVQSDEVGGSSDMEKEGLKRSLALLGARGVTIECIVTDRHTQIQKFLREENIPQFYDVWHMEKRLSKKIDKMAKKKDCEKVKRWMPAIRNHVYWTAASSQTGPERVAKWTSLLNHVRDVHTHEDPLFPQCLHTIRKTRDKRKWLSAGTPAFDSLEKELTKKSVLKDIAKLSPHYQTSSLEAFQSAILRFAPKNVVYPYLGMLCRLYLAALHYNENADGGRAPTSSGDPLPKSRTGESRARPVKTEATFRYVDDLMDMIMEKVFVDPSPYRDEILKINIPPDRSSQ; this comes from the exons ATGGACACTGGAGATTTGGTTATGGAGTGTGAGGCTGAGGAGCTGGAGCCATGGCAACAGGTGGATGACAGAGTGGAGGAAGACGAGATGGATGGAGTGacag ACTCCGAGACTCCGCCCCCCAGGACTCCTTCACCAATCACAGCTCcaacag GTACAGCAGGAACTCCTCGGATATCCACCACCATGGCGAAGCCTCACGGAAAGTGTTCTGTTGTTGGCTGTAAAGATGAACACAGAACACTCCATCGTGTCCCAGCTGCAGAGGACAGAAAAGCGCCATGGCTTGAATTCATTTTTGAAGGTGATGTCCCTGCTAAAGTTGGCAAAAAACtgttggtgtgtgctaaccacttccAGACTGACTGTTTCTCCAACTTGGGTCAGTACAacgcaggattagccgggaaaCTTATCCTAAaagagggcgcacttccaactttgcgtggaatacctgcagacgaggaacat GCCAGTGCATCATTACAGTTACCAGCTACTAAAGATATCGGCTGCCAGACTGAGCCCCCTAAAAGAAGGAATGTTGGCACGCAACTCTCTTCTAGGACTCTTCGTCCACATTACAAAAGTGAAG CTGTCCAGACTGCTGTGTCCTGTAAGGACTTTGGCACGTCCACTGATCCCTTCATAGCCCCACTGCCTCATCGAAGGTCAACAGCCATACAGCGACCGTCCAAGAGACCTcgcctggaggaggaggaggaggaggaggaggaggaggaggaggaggaggagcctcTCCAGGGCAGCTCAATGATTACTTCTCCATGGCCGGACACAACCTATGACCCTGCAGACTCAGCCTCAGCTTTGACAGAGTCAACAGTCAAGTC AGATGCTGCCTTCCCTTCCACCCAGGCGATCAGAAAGTACATCGTGTATGAGACCTGTCTGATGGAGCTGTTTGAGGTGTGTGCTCTGTGCAAGCGTGCATGCGCTGTAAAAACCCAAAGGCTTGGGACATTTGTATCAGTGGAACAGCTGTGCAAGCACTGTGAGTATTCCAGAAGTTGGAAAAGCCAGCCTCTTGTGGATAACACACCAGCTGGGAACGTACAACTTTCCGCTGCAGTGTACATCAGTGGGGCCTCGTTCTTCGAACTTCAAAAG GTGTTCAAGGCAATGCGTCTGCAGTTGTTTCCGTATGACACCTTCCGTCAGCATGCCAGAGTGTTTGTGGAGCCGGCTATAGTCCACACCTGGAGGACCTGGCAGGAGCTGATGCTGCAGCAGCTCAGCCAACAGAACAAAGTCACACTCGGTGGGGACATGAGGGCTCACGCTCCAG GCCACTGTCCAACATATGGTAGCTATACCATGATGGACCTCAGCACCAACACTGTTGTTGATCTCCAGCTGGTCCAG AGCGATGAGGTTGGTGGAAGCTCAGACATGGAGAAAGAGGGCCTGAAGAGGAGCCTGGCGCTGTTGGGTGCGCGAGGTGTAACCATCGAATGCATCGTCACCGACCGCCACACGCAAATTCAGAAGTTCCTGAGGGAGGAAAACATCCCCCAATTCTACGATGTCTGGCACATGGAGAAAA GACTTTCAAAGAAAATAGATAAAATGGCCAAAAAGAAGGACTGTGAGAAAGTAAAGAGGTGGATGCCAGCCATCAGGAACCACGTGTACTGGACCGCTGCGTCATCCCAAACGGGGCCGGAGAGAGTGGCTAAATGGACCTCCCTCCTCAACCACGTACGGGACGTTCACACACACGAGGACCCCCTCTTCCCACAATGCCTCCATACCATCCGAAAAACAAGGGACAAGAGGAAGTGGCTCTCAGCAG GAACTCCTGCGTTTGACAGCCTGGAGAAGGAGCTGACCAAAAAGTCTGTCCTGAAGGACATCGCCAAGCTCAGTCCCCACTACCAGACGTCCTCTTTGGAGGCCTTCCAGAGCGCCATCCTGCGGTTCGCTCCAAAAAACGTTGTCTATCCATATCTGGGAATGCTGTGCAG ACTCTACCTGGCTGCACTGCATTATAACGAGAATGCTGATGGAGGACGAGCCCCCACATCGTCAGGGGATCCTCTTCCAAAATCCAGGACGGGAGAGAGCCGAGCCAGACCAGTGAAGACCGAGGCAACATTTa ggtATGTAGATGATTTGATGGACATGATCATGGAGAAAGTCTTTGTCGACCCATCACcgtatagagatgagattctgaaGATAAACATCCCACCAGACCGGTCTTCCCAGTAA
- the LOC116058375 gene encoding calpain-2 catalytic subunit-like, producing the protein MTSTADRLARQQDREQGIGTNKKAVKFSQQDYETLREQCLKSGRLFEDNCFPAEPTSLGYDELGPDSPKTKEVDWKRPKELCSNPKFIDDGATRMDICQGELGDCWLLAAIASLTLDQQILARVVPQEQSFTEGYAGIFHFQFWQFGEWVEVVIDDRLPTRNGKLLFVHSAVGSEFWSALLEKAYAKLYGSYEALTGGNTTEGLEDFTGGIAEIYYLDKAPPKFFQIMQKALSLGSLLGCSIKVVLIFILICLFSYIFDYFTHVIRLKCCSWCFQKNSADEKEKRTALNLFKGHAYSVTGAEEVNFQGKPVQLVRMRNPWGYKEWTGPWSDKSIEWNHLSQDEKSKLNHVADDGEFWMSYSDFIKQFTQLQICNLTPDTLTSDKVCHWNHYQFEGMWREGSTAGGCSNFPDTFSSNPQFVVRLEDVDDDPLDGKDGCTILVGLMQKDGRQQKRLGCNLKRIGFSIYKVPDQYKGQSNVHLGPDALQSPVAKCSFANTREVCKRCKLPPGEYAIVPSTFQPDKNGSFLLRVFSEKKAAASPLEDDIDIQIEEEELSESDVDPHFKELFKQTDGNDMEVSAFELVEILNKVFSQRSDIKTDGFSLETGRLIVSLLDKDESSKLGLMEFNLLWSKIQKYLAIFNKHDTDSSGTMNSHEMRGAATEAGFQVNSAVLQSIVSRYSDAQYVIDFDCFVGCLIKLEMLFKMFKTLERADTGKIELDMQQWLCLAIY; encoded by the exons ATGACATCCACAGCAGATCGACTGGCCCGTCAGCAGGACAGGGAACAAGGCATTGGCACCAACAAGAAAGCAGTGAAGTTCTCCCAGCAGGATTATGAGACTCTGCGCGAGCAGTGTTTGAAGAGTGGACGCCTGTTTGAGGACAACTGCTTCCCAGCTGAGCCCACATCCCTGGGCTACGATGAGCTGGGACCAGACTCACCCAAAACCAAGGAGGTTGATTGGAAAAGGCCAAAG GAGCTGTGCTCAAACCCAAAGTTCATTGATGATGGAGCCACAAGGATGGACATTTGCCAAGGAGAGCTGG GTGACTGCTGGCTTCTGGCTGCAATAGCCAGTCTGACTCTAGACCAGCAGATCCTGGCTCGCGTGGTGCCCCAGGAACAGAGTTTTACTGAAGGTTACGCCGGGATATTTCACTTCCAG TTCTGGCAGTTTGGTGAGTGGGTGGAAGTGGTGATCGATGACCGTTTACCCACAAGAAATGGAAAGCTGCTGTTTGTTCACTCAGCGGTGGGCTCAGAGTTTTGGAGCGCGCTGCTGGAGAAGGCCTACGCCAA GTTGTATGGCAGCTATGAGGCCCTGACAGGAGGAAACACTACTGAGGGTTTGGAGGATTTCACAGGAGGGATTGCAGAAATATACTACTTAGACAAAGCTCCACCGAAGTTCTTCCAAATCATGCAGAAGGCCCTGAGCCTGGGTTCATTGCTTGGTTGCTCTATTAAAGTAGTTCTTATTTTCATACTAATTTGCTTATTTTCATAcatatttgattattttactCATGTCATCAGATTGAAGTGTTGTTCTTGGTGTTTTCAGAAAAACAGTGCCGATGAGAAAGAAAAACGTACAGCTCTTAATCTTTTCAAGGGACATGCATACTCAGTCACTGGTGCAGAGGAG GTTAATTTCCAAGGCAAACCAGTTCAGCTGGTTCGCATGAGGAACCCATGGGGTTATAAGGAGTGGACTGGGCCTTGGAGTGATAA GTCCATTGAATGGAACCATCTCAGCCAAGATGAGAAatcaaagttgaaccatgtgGCTGATGATGGAGAATTCTG GATGTCCTATTCAGACTTTATCAAGCAGTTCACCCAGCTGCAGATCTGTAACTTGACCCCAGACACGCTCACAAGTGATAAAGTGTGCCACTGGAACCACTACCAGTTTGAAGGGATGTGGAGGGAGGGCTCTACTGCAGGCGGCTGCAGCAATTTCCCAG ACACATTCTCGTCCAACCCTCAGTTTGTGGTGCGCCTGGAGGATGTGGATGATGATCCCCTGGATGGGAAGGATGGATGCACCATTCTGGTTGGGCTCATGCAAAAGGATGGGCGACAGCAGAAGAGGCTCGGCTGCAACCTTAAGAgaattggcttttccatttatAAG GTCCCAGATCAG TACAAAGGCCAAAGCAATGTTCACCTGGGTCCAGATGCCCTGCAGAGCCCTGTGGCCAAGTGCTCCTTCGCCAACACACGGGAAGTGTGCAAACGTTGTAAACTTCCTCCAGGAGAATATGCCATTGTTCCCTCGACCTTCCAGCCTGACAAGAATGGCAGCTTCCTTCTCAGGGTGTTCTCTGAGAAAAAGGCTGCAGCCAG tcCACTGGAGGATGACATTGACATTCAAATAGAGGAG GAGGAGCTATCTGAGAGTGATGTGGATCCTCATTTCAAGGAGCTCTTCAAGCAGACTGATGGCAAT GACATGGAGGTATCGGCCTTTGAACTGGTTGAAATTTTGAACAAAGTTTTCTCTCAGC GGTCTGATATCAAGACAGATGGCTTCAGCCTGGAGACAGGTCGCCTTATTGTCAGTCTGCTAGAT AAAGATGAAAGTAGCAAATTGGGGCTGATGGAATTCAACTTGCTTTGGAGCAAAATCCAGAAATACCTG GCGATCTTCAACAAACATGACACAGACAGCTCTGGCACCATGAACTCCCACGAGATGAGAGGCGCCGCCACTGAAGCAG GTTTCCAGGTCAACAGTGCTGTGCTGCAGTCCATTGTCAGCCGTTATTCCGATGCTCAGTATGTCATAGACTTTGACTGTTTTGTGGGTTGTCTCATTAAACTGGAAATGCTCTTCA AAATGTTTAAGACTCTGGAGAGAGCTGACACAGGGAAGATTGAGCTGGATATGCAACAG TGGCTGTGCCTGGCGATCTACTGA
- the LOC116058373 gene encoding uncharacterized protein LOC116058373 isoform X1, which yields MSPPTTPPIRAYLQCLCLHPPPLPSEHTYSVYVSTHHPSHQSIPSVSMSPPTTPPIRAYLQCLCLHPPGTAGTPRISTTMAKPHGKCSVVGCKDEHRTLHRVPAAEDRKAPWLEFIFEGDVPAKVGKKLLVCANHFQTDCFSNLGQYNAGLAGKLILKEGALPTLRGIPADEEHASASLQLPATKDIGCQTEPPKRRNVGTQLSSRTLRPHYKSEAVQTAVSCKDFGTSTDPFIAPLPHRRSTAIQRPSKRPRLEEEEEEEEEEEEEEEPLQGSSMITSPWPDTTYDPADSASALTESTVKSDAAFPSTQAIRKYIVYETCLMELFEVCALCKRACAVKTQRLGTFVSVEQLCKHCEYSRSWKSQPLVDNTPAGNVQLSAAVYISGASFFELQKVFKAMRLQLFPYDTFRQHARVFVEPAIVHTWRTWQELMLQQLSQQNKVTLGGDMRAHAPGHCPTYGSYTMMDLSTNTVVDLQLVQSDEVGGSSDMEKEGLKRSLALLGARGVTIECIVTDRHTQIQKFLREENIPQFYDVWHMEKRLSKKIDKMAKKKDCEKVKRWMPAIRNHVYWTAASSQTGPERVAKWTSLLNHVRDVHTHEDPLFPQCLHTIRKTRDKRKWLSAGTPAFDSLEKELTKKSVLKDIAKLSPHYQTSSLEAFQSAILRFAPKNVVYPYLGMLCRLYLAALHYNENADGGRAPTSSGDPLPKSRTGESRARPVKTEATFRYVDDLMDMIMEKVFVDPSPYRDEILKINIPPDRSSQ from the exons ATGTCTCCACCCACCACCCCTCCCATCAGAGCATACCTTCAGTGTCTATGTCTCCACCCACCACCCCTCCCATCAGAGCATACCTACAGTGTCTATGTCTCCACCCACCACCCCTCCCATCAGAGCATACCTTCAGTGTCTATGTCTCCACCCACCACCCCTCCCATCAGAGCATACCTACAGTGTCTATGTCTCCACCCACCAGGTACAGCAGGAACTCCTCGGATATCCACCACCATGGCGAAGCCTCACGGAAAGTGTTCTGTTGTTGGCTGTAAAGATGAACACAGAACACTCCATCGTGTCCCAGCTGCAGAGGACAGAAAAGCGCCATGGCTTGAATTCATTTTTGAAGGTGATGTCCCTGCTAAAGTTGGCAAAAAACtgttggtgtgtgctaaccacttccAGACTGACTGTTTCTCCAACTTGGGTCAGTACAacgcaggattagccgggaaaCTTATCCTAAaagagggcgcacttccaactttgcgtggaatacctgcagacgaggaacat GCCAGTGCATCATTACAGTTACCAGCTACTAAAGATATCGGCTGCCAGACTGAGCCCCCTAAAAGAAGGAATGTTGGCACGCAACTCTCTTCTAGGACTCTTCGTCCACATTACAAAAGTGAAG CTGTCCAGACTGCTGTGTCCTGTAAGGACTTTGGCACGTCCACTGATCCCTTCATAGCCCCACTGCCTCATCGAAGGTCAACAGCCATACAGCGACCGTCCAAGAGACCTcgcctggaggaggaggaggaggaggaggaggaggaggaggaggaggaggagcctcTCCAGGGCAGCTCAATGATTACTTCTCCATGGCCGGACACAACCTATGACCCTGCAGACTCAGCCTCAGCTTTGACAGAGTCAACAGTCAAGTC AGATGCTGCCTTCCCTTCCACCCAGGCGATCAGAAAGTACATCGTGTATGAGACCTGTCTGATGGAGCTGTTTGAGGTGTGTGCTCTGTGCAAGCGTGCATGCGCTGTAAAAACCCAAAGGCTTGGGACATTTGTATCAGTGGAACAGCTGTGCAAGCACTGTGAGTATTCCAGAAGTTGGAAAAGCCAGCCTCTTGTGGATAACACACCAGCTGGGAACGTACAACTTTCCGCTGCAGTGTACATCAGTGGGGCCTCGTTCTTCGAACTTCAAAAG GTGTTCAAGGCAATGCGTCTGCAGTTGTTTCCGTATGACACCTTCCGTCAGCATGCCAGAGTGTTTGTGGAGCCGGCTATAGTCCACACCTGGAGGACCTGGCAGGAGCTGATGCTGCAGCAGCTCAGCCAACAGAACAAAGTCACACTCGGTGGGGACATGAGGGCTCACGCTCCAG GCCACTGTCCAACATATGGTAGCTATACCATGATGGACCTCAGCACCAACACTGTTGTTGATCTCCAGCTGGTCCAG AGCGATGAGGTTGGTGGAAGCTCAGACATGGAGAAAGAGGGCCTGAAGAGGAGCCTGGCGCTGTTGGGTGCGCGAGGTGTAACCATCGAATGCATCGTCACCGACCGCCACACGCAAATTCAGAAGTTCCTGAGGGAGGAAAACATCCCCCAATTCTACGATGTCTGGCACATGGAGAAAA GACTTTCAAAGAAAATAGATAAAATGGCCAAAAAGAAGGACTGTGAGAAAGTAAAGAGGTGGATGCCAGCCATCAGGAACCACGTGTACTGGACCGCTGCGTCATCCCAAACGGGGCCGGAGAGAGTGGCTAAATGGACCTCCCTCCTCAACCACGTACGGGACGTTCACACACACGAGGACCCCCTCTTCCCACAATGCCTCCATACCATCCGAAAAACAAGGGACAAGAGGAAGTGGCTCTCAGCAG GAACTCCTGCGTTTGACAGCCTGGAGAAGGAGCTGACCAAAAAGTCTGTCCTGAAGGACATCGCCAAGCTCAGTCCCCACTACCAGACGTCCTCTTTGGAGGCCTTCCAGAGCGCCATCCTGCGGTTCGCTCCAAAAAACGTTGTCTATCCATATCTGGGAATGCTGTGCAG ACTCTACCTGGCTGCACTGCATTATAACGAGAATGCTGATGGAGGACGAGCCCCCACATCGTCAGGGGATCCTCTTCCAAAATCCAGGACGGGAGAGAGCCGAGCCAGACCAGTGAAGACCGAGGCAACATTTa ggtATGTAGATGATTTGATGGACATGATCATGGAGAAAGTCTTTGTCGACCCATCACcgtatagagatgagattctgaaGATAAACATCCCACCAGACCGGTCTTCCCAGTAA